Below is a window of Camelina sativa cultivar DH55 chromosome 11, Cs, whole genome shotgun sequence DNA.
NNNNNNNNNNNNNNNNNNNNNNNNNNNNNNNNNNNNNNNNNNNNNNNNNNNNNNNNNNNNNNNNNNNNNNNNNNNNNNNNNNNNNNNNNNNNNNNNNNNNNNNNNNNNNNNNNNNNNNNNNNNNNNNNNNNNNNNNNNNNNNNNNNNNNNNNNNNNNNNNNNNNNNNNNNNNNNNNNNNNNNNNNNNNNNNNNNNNNNNNNNNNNNNNNNNNNNNNNNNNNNNNNNNNNNNNNNNNNNNNNNNNNNNNNNNNNNNNNNNNNNNNNNNNNNNNNNNNNNNNNNNNNNNNNNNNNNNNNNNNNNNNNNNNNNNNNNNNNNNNNNNNNNNNNNNNNNNNNNNNNNNNNNNNNNNNNNNNNNNNNNNNNNNNNNNNNNNNNNNNNNNNNNNNNNNNNNNNNNNNNNNNNNNNNNNNNNNNNNNNNNNNNNNNNNNNNNNNNNNNNNNNNNNNNNNNNNNNNNNNNNNNNNNNNNNNNNNNNNNNNNNNNNNNNNNNNNNNNNNNNNNNNNNNNNNNNNNNNNNNNNNNNNNNNNNNNNNNNNNNNNNNNNNNNNNNNNNNNNNNNNNNNNNNNNNNNNNNNNNNNNNNNNNNNNNNNNNNNNNNNNNNNNNNNNNNNNNNNNNNNNNNNNNNNNNNNNNNNNNNNNNNNNNNNNNNNNNNNNNNNNNNNNNNNNNNNNNNNNNNNNNNNNNNNNNNNNNNNNNNNNNNNNNNNNNNNNNNNNNNNNNNNNNNNNNNNNNNNNNNNNNNNNNNNNNNNNNNNNNNNNNNNNNNNNNNNNNNNNNNNNNNNNNNNNNNNNNNNNNNNNNNNNNNNNNNNNNNNNNNNNNNNNNNNNNNNNNNNNNNNNNNNNNNNNNNNNNNNNNNNNNNNNNNNNNNNNNNNNNNNNNNNNNNNNNNNNNNNNNNNNNNNNNNNNNNNNNNNNNNNNNNNNNNNNNNNNNNNNNNNNNNNNNNNNNNNNNNNNNNNNNNNNNNNNNNNNNNNNNNNNNNNNNNNNNNNNNNNNNNNNNNNNNNNNNNNNNNNNNNNNNNNNNNNNNNNNNNNNNNNNNNNNNNNNNNNNNNNNNNNNNNNNNNNNNNNNNNNNNNNNNNNNNNNNNNNNNNNNNNNNNNNNNNNNNNNNNNNNNNNNNNNNNNNNNNNNNNNNNNNNNNNNNNNNNNNNNNNNNNNNNNNNNNNNNNNNNNNNNNNNNNNNNNNNNNNNNNNNNNNNNNNNNNNNNNNNNNNNNNNNNNNNNNNNNNNNNNNNNNNNNNNNNNNNNNNNNNNNNNNNNNNNNNNNNNNNNNNNNNNNNNNNNNNNNNNNNNNNNNNNNNNNNNNNNNNNNNNNNNNNNNNNNNNNNNNNNNNNNNNNNNNNNNNNNNNNNNNNNNNNNNNNNNNNNNNNNNNNNNNNNNNNNNNNNNNNNNNNNNNNNNNNNNNNNNNNNNNNNNNNNNNNNNNNNNNNNNNNNNNNNNNNNNNNNNNNNNNNNNNNNNNNNNNNNNNNNNNNNNNNNNNNNNNNNNNNNNNNNNNNNNNNNNNNNNNNNNNNNNNNNNNNNNNNNNNNNNNNNNNNNNNNNNNNNNNNNNNNNNNNNNNNNNNNNNNNNNNNNNNNNNNNNNNNNNNNNNNNNNNNNNNNNNNNNNNNNNNNNNNNNNNNNNNNNNNNNNNNNNNNNNNNNNNNNNNNNNNNNNNNNNNNNNNNNNNNNNNNNNNNNNNNNNNNNNNNNNNNNNNNNNNNNNNNNNNNNNNNNNNNNNNNNNNNNNNNNNNNNNNNNNNNNNNNNNNNNNNNNNNNNNNNNNNNNNNNNNNNNNNNNNNNNNNNNNNNNNNNNNNNNNNNNNNNNNNNNNNNNNNNNNNNNNNNNNNNNNNNNNNNNNNNNNNNNNNNNNNNNNNNNNNNNNNNNNNNNNNNNNNNNNNNNNNNNNNNNNNNNNNNNNNNNNNNNNNNNNNNNNNNNNNNNNNNNNNNNNNNNNNNNNNNNNNNNNNNNNNNNNNNNNNNNNNNNNNNNNNNNNNNNNNNNNNNNNNNNNNNNNNNNNNNNNNNNNNNNNNNNNNNNNNNNNNNNNNNNNNNNNNNNNNNNNNNNNNNNNNNNNNNNNNNNNNNNNNNNNNNNNNNNNNNNNNNNNNNNNNNNNNNNNNNNNNNNNNNNNNNNNNNNNNNNNNNNNNNNNNNNNNNNNNNNNNNNNNNNNNNNNNNNNNNNNNNNNNNNNNNNNNNNNNNNNNNNNNNNNNNNNNNNNNNNNNNNNNNNNNNNNNNNNNNNNNNNNNNNNNNNNNNNNNNNNNNNNNNNNNNNNNNNNNNNNNNNNNNNNNNNNNNNNNNNNNNNNNNNNNNNNNNNNNNNNNNNNNNNNNNNNNNNNNNNNNNNNNNNNNNNNNNNNNNNNNNNNNNNNNNNNNNNNNNNNNNNNNNNNNNNNNNNNNNNNNNNNNNNNNNNNNNNNNNNNNNNNNNNNNNNNNNNNNNNNNNNNNNNNNNNNNNNNNNNNNNNNNNNNNNNNNNNNNNNNNNNNNNNNNNNNNNNNNNNNNNNNNNNNNNNNNNNNNNNNNNNNNNNNNNNNNNNNNNNNNNNNNNNNNNNNNNNNNNNNNNNNNNNNNNNNNNNNNNNNNNNNNNNNNNNNNNNNNNNNNNNNNNNNNNNNNNNNNNNNNNNNNNNNNNNNNNNNNNNNNNNNNNNNNNNNNNNNNNNNNNNNNNNNNNNNNNNNNNNNNNNNNNNNNNNNNNNNNNNNNNNNNNNNNNNNNNNNNNNNNNNNNNNNNNNNNNNNNNNNNNNNNNNNNNNNNNNNNNNNNNNNNNNNNNNNNNNNNNNNNNNNNNNNNNNNNNNNNNNNNNNNNNNNNNNNNNNNNNNNNNNNNNNNNNNNNNNNNNNNNNNNNNNNNNNNNNNNNNNNNNNNNNNNNNNNNNNNNNNNNNNNNNNNNNNNNNNNNNNNNNNNNNNNNNNNNNNNNNNNNNNNNNNNNNNNNNNNNNNNNNNNNNNNNNNNNNNNNNNNNNNNNNNNNNNNNNNNNNNNNNNNNNNNNNNNNNNNNNNNNNNNNNNNNNNNNNNNNNNNNNNNNNNNNNNNNNNNNNNNNNNNNNNNNNNNNNNNNNNNNNNNNNNNNNNNNNNNNNNNNNNNNNNNNNNNNNNNNNNNNNNNNNNNNNNNNNNNNNNNNNNNNNNNNNNNNNNNNNNNNNNNNNNNNNNNNNNNNNNNNNNNNNNNNNNNNNNNNNNNNNNNNNNNNNNNNNTTGATTCAAAGATGTGACCTTTGAAACATTTCCTCATTGGCTATTTGTGTGTTGTTCTTACAAACCAAGAGGTTTTTGaagtttataataatatatcaccTCCCCTGTTTTCTGTTATGGTGTTTTGATCTCTGTTACATTCATTGAACAAAGCTGGTTTAAGTCTGATGATTGAAAGAAGCATTGTGATGTGCAGGTAATTAGGGGGATTGAAACAGCTGTAAGGTCTATGAAAGTAGGCGGGATTCGTCGCGTGGTTATACCTCCATCTCAAGGATACCAAAATACATCACAAGAACCTCTTCCACCAAACGTATGTGCACACACTCTGACCTCTCTCTCCTTAAACTTTTCATATAATGTGTCAATGTGAAAGTCAAATGTTATTTTAGAGTCCCACATAGATTAGCTTTGGGCCACAGTGAGTGCTTTAGTGCTCTACACGCTCAAGATAGTTCAATTTTACAAACACTCTTCCTTCACTCTCCTAAAAGACCATATAAATATCATTATTGCAGCCACATGTTGTCCCCATTCAACTATAGATAACACATTTGACTTCAAAGAATTATCCACTTGTTGTCACATAAGTATGTGCATAGTGATTGGGATCAAAATAGATAGAACAGGATCCTAACTATTAAGTGATATGATTGGTTTAGGCATGAGAGAGTTTGGCATGCTATAGAATTCAATTCACCCTAGGACTCTATGTTTGGTTATTTGGTATCTTGATAAATCTCATAAACTAGTTTCATAGACTTTAATTTCCATAAGGTCTGCGATCATGTTAATTGCAGTGGTCAGTGGGACTGGAActagtattattttgtttaacatCATATAACCAATGCTTGAAGATGGGTTCTGTCAATGAACTAAATATATGTCAGAAGATCACAATATTGTTTGCAGAGACAAATATTATCAAGATTGGTTTCAATATATTTGATTCTTTCTTGTTGAGTGTGTTTTGCAGTTCTTTGACAGACAGAGACTCTTCACGACCATCTTTAACCCAACACGTCTAGCCAATGGAGAAGGTTCAACTCTTGGAACTCTTGTTTTCGACATCGAACTCGTCAGCACCAGACGACGCCTTAATCGATGAGTCATACTCTCAGTAGTACTAATTGATACAAATGAAGTTAGATTATGTGTCCGCATTTTGGATATTCTACAGGAGACGTGAGTGTAATATTCAACTTTGGTATAAATGAAGATTGATTATGTGTCTCTTGGTCCTTGCTATTACACATTTGGTCCTTACGTGAGTGTAAATGAAGATTCATATAACACTTGTGTGTTGACGAAAATGCAGATGTTATCCCAATTTAGACTTTTCGCTTTCGTAAGATATTGTTCATAGGTTCTCATTTCTCAAATTTGAATTACATAAGAAATTAAATGCACTTTTTCAATAAGACAACGAAACCCACTTCTCTATTTCCGCAGCAACTCGAAAATGTATACCACAAAACTCATCGCGCTCACAAGAAATCTGCAATCTAATAAtgaagttataaaaaaaagaaaaaatgagaaacagTGTATTGTACATTATTGTTGTTTTGACATATATTTAGTTCATTGACAGAACCCATCTTCAAGAGATCACAATATTGTAAAGATGAATATTATCAAAACAACAATATATGTCAAGAGATCACAATATTGTTTGCAGAGACAAATATTATCAAGATATCAAGAGATCACAATATTATCAAAACAACAATATACGTCAAGACTCAAGAGATCACAATATGTCAAGAGATCACAATATTGAGTGTAAATAGATCAAGAGATCAGAACAACAGTATATGTCAGTCTTCAcatgtttaccaaaaaaaaaaacaatatatgtcAAGAGATCACAATATTGTTTGCAGAGACAAATATTATCAAGACTGGTTTCAAtatgtttgattctttcttgttGAGTGTGTTTTGCAGTTCTTTGGACAGAGACTCTTCACGACTATCTTTAACCCAACACGTCTTGCCAATGGAGAAGGTTCAACTCTTGTATTCGACATTGAACTCGTCAGCACCAGACGACGCCTCAATCGATGAGTCATAGTATGACTTCATTACTCTCAATAGCACTAATTGGTTTTCTTGTTAGTCAAGAAATCATATTATATTCGGTATAcattgaattaaaacaaaatctttcGTAAGCATTTTGGATATTCTATAGGATACGTGAGTAGAATATTCAACTTTGGTATACATGAAGTTTGATTAGGTGTCTCTTGGTCCTTGCTTTCGCAATCATACTACACTTGTGTGTTGACAAAAAATGCAAATCTTGCCCCAATTTAGACTTTTCGCTTTCGTAAGATATTATTCATACATCTCTCATTTTTCAAAGTTGAATTACGTAAGAAgttaaataaaactttttcaaTAAATAGACAACGAAACCCACATCTCTGTTTTTCACAGCAACTCGAAAATGTCTTCCACAAAACTCATCTCACTCATTGTCTCCATAACcttcttcttatctctctcGTCATCCTCGGCGCAAAATGTCGTGAAAGCTACGTATTGGTTCCCGGCGAGTGAGTTTCCGGTCACCGACATTGACTCATCACTCTTCACTCACCTCTTCTGCGCTTTTGCTGATCTCAACTCTCAAACCAATCAAGTCACTGTCTCCTCCGCGAACCAACCTAAGTTCTCCAGTTTTACACAAACTGTCCAACGCAGAAACCCTTCCGTGAAGACACTTCTGTCTATCGGAGGTGGAATCGCAGATAAAGCCGCGTATGCGTCCATGGCAAGTAACCCCACTTCTCGAAAATCGTTCATTGATTCTTCGATAAGACTCTCTAGGTCATACGGATTCCACGGTCTTGATCTAGACTGGGAGTATCCGAGCAGTGCGACGGAGATGAGCAACTTCGGGACGCTACTTCGAGAATGGCGATCTGCGGTTGAAGCAGAAGCTAGGAGCAGCGGTAGACAGCGTTTGCTATTGGCAGCTGCGGTTTTTTACTCCAACAACTACTACTCTGTTCTGTACCCGGTTCAAGCCGTTGCTAGCAGCTTGGATTGGGTTAATCTTATGGCCTATGATTTTTACGGACCGGGTTGGTCTAAAGTAACCGGTCCACCAGCTGCTCTCTATGATCCCTCAAACGCAGGTACAGTAATATACTAATATCTGAactaaaccaattaaaaccGATACATAGTGACAGTCCCAATTCAGTTTAATTGCACTAAATTGATTTTGATTCACTATACATATTACCCAATTTAATTAGCATTTAGAATCATCGGTTCAATCTCGTATGAAAATGTTGGTTCGGTTTCTATCTTTCAACCGGGATATATTATCCCACTATGTTTAGTTATTAAAACCGATTTGTGTTATTAGGTCCAAGCGGTGACGCGGGAGCAAGGTCATGGATTCAAGCTGGACTTCCGGCTAAGAAAGCAGTTTTGGGATTCCCATACTACGGCTATGCGTGGCGTCTCACAAATGCCAACAGTCATAGCTATTACGCGCCTACCACGGGAGCGGCAATATCACCGGATGGTTCGATCGGTTATGGTCAGATAAGGAAGTTCATAGTGGATAACGGAGCAACGACAGTTTATAACTCAACGGTGGTTGGAGATTATTGTTACTCTGGCACGACTTGGATTGGTTACGATGATAATCAGAGTATTGTGACGAAAGTTAGATACGCTAAGCAGAGAGGTCTCCTTGGTTACTTCTCCTGGCACGTTGGTGCTGATGATAATTCTGGTCTATCTCGTGCAGGTTTAATATTTGATCCCAAATTCTAAGTAACCGCTCTTTTTTATGTGCAtagaaaaaattatgtatttacGAATTATTTTTGCGATTTTGCAGCGTCACGGGCATGGGATGCTACAGCGGCAAGCGTCAGAACTATACAGAAGGTTTAAGCTTTCCAATGTTCCGACAACTACAAGTGAAGAAGTGTTCCCTTTCGTAACTTATACGAAAAATAAACGCCATTTGCTTATATATTGTCCAAGAAAAAGGGAACAATAATATTGATATAATAAAAGCAATAACCATAAGTTTATCAAGAATTATGCTTCTTTTATagaataaaaatcattttaattagTAAGATccactagtaaaaaaaatacgTATAGCCACGTTTTTGTCGCATAAAATCgtgactaaattttttttttatcacgaAAAAGTCACCAAAGAAATTCGTAGCAACTTCGTGATAATTTAGCCACGAAATATTCATGAATATACATCATGACAACCGTTGTCACCCGATAGCTACATAAATATTCATGGCTAAATAGACACGATAAACTTCGTGGCAAAACCATGTCTACGCAAAACCACTAAGAAAATTCGTGGCAATCTTCGTGACTATTCTACTTAATTATCCATCCCATCTCAATAAAATGCGGGAAACTATATAACCACGAAATATAACGTAGCTACATCATGACTAACTGAGTGCCACAAATTATAATTGTGGCTCGCTCGTGACTACTCCACCGAATTATATGTAGGGACTAAATAATTCATGACTAAGACGTTGCCACGAATATTATTCGTGACATTTTCGTGGCAGGAGTAATAGTAATAGTCTTCttcttgtaacatccgcgaaccgaaatcctggtttggggattgcatcggtcgatacaaaaggtgcatcggtcgatgcaggttcagttttctgcgctttgacttaagtgaaacgctgcgttttgggcaaagggaagaGGAAAACATTTAAGTcgattcttttgtctcattagtcgactttggccgtttttgagagaaacaaaggagagaaagagtgttcgtggtgttcttggtgatttctgtgGGTTTGTGGCGTTTCCTGGTGATATATGAGGCATAGAATGTTGTAGGAGTTTGCTAGGAGTGttctattgcttgtttgaggttcagattcttctgtggcaaaggtaagtgcaggaccatcgcttatctaagctagagcttctctgatctgcttgtttatgtgttgttaggcttgttagataattatttgggacgttaggaagccttcttgtggcttgggatcgagttttgtggttgtaggaacaaagatccggcgagaagcttcggagaacacgatgctcggcatgatgcatcggtcgatgcactttgtgtgtcggtcgatgcactttgtgtgtcggtcgatgcaagtgcgaggacggcacGTAAAACCTAgagttttcgtgttatgtcgagcatgcgtcggtcgatgcagtgcgagtgtcggtcgatgcatgtgtaacttgcatcggtcaatgaatcccttgtgtcggtcgatgcatccccatgtggtgccgatcgatgcatgttggtgtcagtcgatgcagagttctggtttgttatttgtgtttgttgattgttggttgatggttagagatgtctctattgcttgtgtgtatagcccagtagatgggaggattgccttactgagtgtttataaaatactcatgcattgcaatttatgtttgtggtgcaggtaaaggcaaattgtgatcgtagaatcaaggcaatgaagaggaggatgttctagggacttgattggatgttgtctggcgttgctaggttgctagagttgggtcattagaaacatttctaggttgctggtttcatatTTTCTGATAATTGGTTATTTGATATtgcttatgttataatattggtttattattggatattggtatttgttattccgctgtttggttgtgattgtggtttcACTTCTTCACAGCCAATTCCGTCGCAAGGCAAATGCCTTGTAACAAGAAGAACATAGTAACTTCTCCTGTGGGCATCTCACGAGTTAAGTAGAAGAAGAGCAAGTCGTGAACCAAACCGGAGACGGTGAACGTCACCAAGATCCCAGAATACAGAGCCCAATCTGAGCTCATTCGCCGTTCAGAGACTTGCCCCATTGGTTTGTAAACGGCTGGTTTAAGAATCGTTGGCACAACAGTATTCCATCGACGACCCCAGAAGTCTTGTAGAGACGTAGCTAAGTATGGTTTATTAGACTGTGGCTCCAAGTCGCACCCAagagatatataaacaaaaactgaGTAATGTAAGAATAATCTCAATCTCTAGGTACATATGTATAAAATAGAGTCGTAATAGCAGAACATGAGGTAGAGTTTGTTTGTAATCATACAAATTTAATAGCACACCAAAGATAGCAACTTTTAACGGCGAAAGCCAATATGGGCAAATGAgtttgaggtttagggttttgtttgggAAGCAAGTAAAGCAGAGAAACCGAGAGAGACTTGCGGGAACTGGGACTAGTGGACCTTTATCAAAGGAGAAGAGGATGAGTTTAAAATTTGCGAGCCATGTGAGAAAAAAGGCTGTGAGGAAAGAGAGATGCACAAtggagaaaaacagaggaagaacaagaaacagagcaaggaTGGGGGAAACAGAGAGGAACCGAGGAAGTCCTGATTTGATTCTAGGTGGCAAATAGTAACAGTAAGATATGGAGATGAttgtaaaaaccaaaacttttgtcAAGCTCTTGAGTTCTTCCGACATCTCTCAGATCTTTTGTGGTTTGCTGTTGAACTTTGGGCAATAACTTAAGTTGTGACTTGGCTGATTTTGTTTAATGTCATTTTTTACCATTAATCACCTAAGTTAAATATTTGAAGAAGAGATTACATCGAGTACATAGAGTAGGTAGGAATTGAACTAAATATAAAGAAGTTTTCTAAATATCGAATAACGTTCTTGTTGCCTTGAGTTAAACGTTGTGATTTCTcaaccataccaaaaaaataacaagaattTGTCTCCATTGGCTGATGAGTATCCGTACATATACCATAAATGCTATAAATTCTCAACCATACATGATACATGTAGTAGTAATGCTACGTCAAATTGTGGTAGACTAGTAGTAATGGTGTCGAACTGTCAAATGTTGAAATTGCCGGCCGTCAACAATCATGTGTCTCAATATTTTTGTAActgcatgaggaagaagagagtgtcCTTACTCCTTAATGGAATTACAAGGTGCATGGTGAAACAAGCCAAGTAAATATTGATTCCAAGTTTGTAGAAATCATCCACAAAGTTCGTCTCATCCATTTGTGTGGTTTGTAGTTGCTAATTGGTACAAACTCCAATTATTATGATAGTACATGCACACAGTTCAATATGTCAAACTAATTGGATAACTGATAGACGTAACTCGTAagataaatatttcaaaatatggGAAAATTTAGGCAgaaagttaaaataatttttaaggtCACTAACCCATCACAACTTggttaaaaatatgtatatgacCAAACAAACTCACAAAATTACACTATTCTTTTTGGAAAGTCTTATTACAAGCCAACCAATAACTATGTTTGTTTTAAGTTCTATTTCGAACCCATAGCCTACGCGTAAAATTTAATAAGGAGACAAATTTAAGTGTGATGAACCTTAAATTTTAGCTTGTAATAGGAGTTTATTGTATATTGCtatatcatataaattaattttgataagCCATATAATAGCACTaatattgaaatatattatgagttcttttctttatatatataaaatttatctaAGGAATGAATTTcttatgtttattatattttattttataaggaaaTTAGTGTTGCTAAATCATATAGAAATTACTAATCATACAACTGTTatcaaaattcaataaaataaaattattctcttgaaccaattttttttagattgggCGGACTAACCCAAATAATTTCCTACCATACCAACCAAATAATTTTCCACAATTCCACCAAAATTAATCTAACTTCGCGGTTAAATGAAAATTTGGctaaatagtaattttaatggTATTAGTATAAGCTTTTCCCCTTCATCGTTCATGTCACcacttagagaaaaaaaaaaaaacctaacgcCTCTTCTTATCGCCTCTTTTTATCCGATTATCCTCTGCTTTCCCAGATCTAAAAGTAGCTCCGGTCGATCTCTTCCTTGACGCACTGCGATGAGTCTCTCCGGCCACCGTCGGCGACGGTCCTCCGAGTCAGGTCCAGCAGGtatccgtcttcttcttcttcttatgcttctcgttcttcttcttatgcttcctcttcttcttttgttctctaATTACTAGTTCTGTAtccttctctctttgtcttcatgctctatttctatttttctctaaaGTTGTTTagatcttttaattttgtttatgtttaggGTTTTCGATCTAGGATTTGATTTGTTCATATTGTTCtttaatgttttgatttgaGCTTAATTTCAACTAAGATGATGTTTAGATatgtttgatttgaattttaaaccCAAGtgttcgattttgtttttttgtttttttttttatttctgtttgaTGGTTTATCTCTTCCAACCATAGCTTTGTTCATATTGTTCTTGTTTGCTGAGTAAGTGCTCGATATGATTGATTTTATATTCTTGTTTGCTGCTCTATTTATGATGTTTATATTCTTGTTTGCTGCTCTATTTATGatgtttatatattgttattttgcTGGTCTATTTCTTCGGACACTTagcttt
It encodes the following:
- the LOC104723058 gene encoding chitotriosidase-1-like, which encodes MSSTKLISLIVSITFFLSLSSSSAQNVVKATYWFPASEFPVTDIDSSLFTHLFCAFADLNSQTNQVTVSSANQPKFSSFTQTVQRRNPSVKTLLSIGGGIADKAAYASMASNPTSRKSFIDSSIRLSRSYGFHGLDLDWEYPSSATEMSNFGTLLREWRSAVEAEARSSGRQRLLLAAAVFYSNNYYSVLYPVQAVASSLDWVNLMAYDFYGPGWSKVTGPPAALYDPSNAGPSGDAGARSWIQAGLPAKKAVLGFPYYGYAWRLTNANSHSYYAPTTGAAISPDGSIGYGQIRKFIVDNGATTVYNSTVVGDYCYSGTTWIGYDDNQSIVTKVRYAKQRGLLGYFSWHVGADDNSGLSRAASRAWDATAASVRTIQKV